One window of the Camarhynchus parvulus chromosome 2, STF_HiC, whole genome shotgun sequence genome contains the following:
- the EIF1B gene encoding eukaryotic translation initiation factor 1b, whose translation MSSIQNLQSFDPFADATKGDDLLPAGTEDYIHIRIQQRNGRKTLTTVQGIADDYDKKKLVKAFKKKFACNGTVIEHPEYGEVIQLQGDQRKNICQFLLEIGIVKEEQLKVHGF comes from the exons ATGTCCTCGATCCAGAACCTCCAATCCTTCG aCCCCTTTGCTGATGCAACAAAGGGCGACGACTTACTCCCGGCGGGGACTGAGGATTACATTCATATAAGGATCCAGCAACGGAACGGAAGAAAGACACTGACAACTGTTCAGGGCATTGCAGATGATTATGACAAGAAGAAACTTGTGAAAGCTTTCAAAAAG AAATTTGCTTGTAATGGTACTGTGATTGAGCATCCTGAATACGGTGAAGTTATCCAGCTGCAAGGTGACCAGAGGAAGAACATTTGCCAATTTCTCTTGGAG ATTGGCATTGTCAAGGAAGAACAACTGAAAGTTCATGGTTTCTAA